The following are from one region of the Acidobacteriota bacterium genome:
- a CDS encoding FliM/FliN family flagellar motor switch protein, which produces MAEVIEQPTVTVNNPLKKLGWIPLTVCLETVLERFSVQELLHLAPGSIVQGTIPAGAQIPVLVNGKLMAWAKLDVVGDHLAARITELL; this is translated from the coding sequence ATGGCTGAAGTGATCGAGCAACCAACGGTGACGGTCAATAACCCGCTGAAAAAGCTGGGATGGATACCCTTAACCGTTTGTTTAGAAACTGTCCTGGAACGTTTTTCAGTGCAGGAGTTACTGCATCTGGCACCGGGCTCGATTGTGCAGGGGACCATTCCCGCCGGTGCTCAAATACCGGTCCTGGTGAACGGAAAACTAATGGCCTGGGCCAAGCTTGACGTCGTCGGCGATCACCTGGCCGCAAGAATTACGGAGCTCCTATGA
- a CDS encoding flagellar biosynthetic protein FliO: MIIDVPEVGVTEVESTEPARQPALRNRRTSRAKDIGKQRGRRTTALRTRTASSTSRTPNPLSPSPTSEGKLELPSNSSQRGIWNVLLRYFRNMRAPQKRMRVCESVSLGDKRFLAIVRVDCESFLLGGSTGSVSMLAKLNDQGSFSAVLQNKSVDAGLLR; this comes from the coding sequence ATGATTATCGATGTTCCCGAAGTTGGCGTGACCGAAGTTGAAAGCACAGAACCTGCGCGGCAGCCTGCTCTCCGGAATCGCCGGACCAGCCGCGCAAAAGATATTGGGAAGCAACGCGGACGCCGTACGACCGCCCTGCGTACTCGAACCGCTTCGTCTACATCGCGCACGCCCAACCCGCTCTCGCCGAGTCCAACTTCCGAAGGCAAGCTCGAGCTGCCCTCAAATTCTTCCCAGCGCGGCATCTGGAATGTCCTTCTGCGCTACTTCAGGAACATGCGCGCTCCGCAAAAGCGCATGCGCGTTTGTGAGAGCGTCTCACTGGGCGATAAGCGATTTCTTGCCATTGTCAGAGTCGATTGCGAGAGCTTCCTTCTGGGAGGCTCGACCGGCAGCGTCTCTATGCTCGCAAAACTTAACGACCAGGGATCGTTTTCTGCAGTGCTGCAAAACAAATCTGTCGATGCCGGCTTGCTCCGATGA
- the fliR gene encoding flagellar biosynthetic protein FliR: protein MDIPLAKFLGALLVIGSRISGLMIFVPFFGHAAIPVRMKAVLMIAITAVLYPALSGRLQTPPVERWLWVLGCEVLVGVGMGITTNLLFEGVQVAGHVMSVQMGYSLVNILDPQTQVETTVVSLFTELMALLTFLALDVHHWILRLLAQSFESVPPGLATFGPGFFVAILRCGGSILGLGVQIAAPVLAATIVADLLLGLLSKAAPQMPVLFLGPAVKAMLSVLLLAGALPYWPTLFSKVMQQSLSLTERVLVLAR from the coding sequence ATGGACATTCCACTGGCCAAATTCCTCGGCGCATTGCTGGTCATAGGCTCCCGCATTTCGGGACTGATGATCTTCGTGCCGTTCTTTGGCCACGCTGCAATTCCGGTCCGGATGAAAGCTGTCCTCATGATCGCGATCACGGCGGTTCTGTATCCCGCGCTCTCCGGAAGATTGCAGACCCCGCCAGTCGAGCGGTGGCTTTGGGTACTGGGATGTGAAGTTCTGGTCGGAGTCGGAATGGGTATCACCACCAACCTGCTGTTCGAAGGGGTTCAGGTCGCGGGTCACGTTATGAGCGTGCAGATGGGCTACTCGCTGGTCAATATTCTCGATCCGCAAACCCAGGTCGAAACCACAGTGGTATCGCTGTTCACGGAATTAATGGCCCTGCTGACGTTCCTTGCGCTCGATGTTCATCACTGGATCTTGCGTCTGCTGGCGCAGAGTTTCGAGAGCGTTCCTCCCGGTCTCGCAACCTTCGGCCCTGGATTCTTTGTGGCCATCTTGCGCTGCGGAGGAAGCATTCTCGGACTCGGCGTACAGATCGCCGCCCCGGTTCTCGCGGCCACGATTGTCGCGGACCTCCTGCTGGGACTGTTGAGCAAAGCTGCTCCGCAGATGCCAGTTCTATTTCTCGGACCAGCGGTGAAAGCCATGCTCTCTGTTTTGTTGCTGGCAGGAGCGCTTCCTTACTGGCCGACCCTGTTTTCCAAAGTCATGCAGCAATCGCTCTCTCTGACCGAACGTGTGTTGGTGTTAGCCAGGTAA
- the fliP gene encoding flagellar type III secretion system pore protein FliP (The bacterial flagellar biogenesis protein FliP forms a type III secretion system (T3SS)-type pore required for flagellar assembly.) gives MIPAVSTAAEIEPALASTPATLPASVDPTPATPGTPQSSKDDSPPPVLPTKDSKEQNGEIRIIGVGNNSALNIAVLLTFLTLIPSILLCITPFARLLVVFHFLRQALGLQTTPSNQTLIGLALILTFFVMQPVGTVIVHNAVEPYQQGRITAMHAFTRAAQPVEDFMLHFVREKDLALFIDLAKEPRPRDPKDISLRVVVPAYIISELRTGFQIGAVLFLPFLIIDMVVASITTSIGMFQLPPVVISTPVKLLLFVMVDGWNLVIGSLMKAFG, from the coding sequence ATGATCCCAGCGGTCTCGACCGCCGCTGAGATTGAGCCGGCGCTTGCATCTACTCCAGCTACTCTCCCGGCATCAGTAGACCCAACTCCCGCAACACCCGGGACTCCGCAATCGTCAAAGGATGATTCGCCCCCTCCCGTGCTGCCCACGAAGGACTCCAAAGAACAGAACGGTGAAATTCGAATCATCGGAGTCGGAAACAATTCGGCGCTGAACATTGCCGTCCTGCTGACCTTTCTGACGCTCATTCCGTCGATCCTGCTGTGTATTACCCCGTTTGCGCGGCTGTTGGTCGTCTTCCATTTCCTGCGCCAGGCTCTTGGGCTGCAAACCACGCCTTCCAACCAGACGCTCATCGGACTGGCGTTGATCCTCACCTTCTTTGTCATGCAACCGGTGGGCACCGTGATCGTCCACAACGCAGTGGAACCGTATCAGCAGGGCCGGATTACCGCCATGCATGCCTTCACGCGAGCCGCGCAACCGGTCGAGGACTTCATGCTGCACTTCGTGCGTGAAAAAGATCTGGCACTCTTCATCGATTTGGCAAAGGAACCTCGTCCGCGCGATCCGAAGGATATTTCTCTGCGCGTGGTCGTTCCCGCTTACATCATTTCTGAACTACGGACTGGATTCCAGATTGGCGCCGTCCTCTTTCTTCCATTCCTGATTATTGACATGGTCGTTGCCTCCATCACGACCTCGATCGGAATGTTTCAACTCCCCCCGGTCGTGATTTCCACGCCGGTGAAATTGCTGTTGTTCGTCATGGTGGACGGCTGGAATCTAGTTATCGGGTCGCTCATGAAGGCCTTCGGATAA
- a CDS encoding EscU/YscU/HrcU family type III secretion system export apparatus switch protein, translating to MSEHKTEKPTPRRRQKAREQGQVVRTRELPSVLAAAAAFGIFAWQASHAVEAWRGFLRSSLEFSLQSTLQPASAVFLWTSVELLRWAVPAMVGAFTIALASSLAQGGFTFATDPLTPNLKRINPVAKLQQLFSLSGLSGLLKSLLPFSAMAYCGARVIMREWPAIISASNVDLFSFLRLTFALLFEVTWKSLLILLVWAAIDYLLVWRKHESDLRMSKDDLRQEYKETEGNPAVKSRIRQLQRRIRRAQMLRDAQTATVVIANPTHFAIAVRYELDMPAPMVVAKARDLLALQIKEVARWHGIPIVENPPLAQLMYRVVPVGREIPAKLYTAVAEILAVIFRAQAKVRQDAKRTK from the coding sequence ATGTCCGAGCACAAGACAGAAAAACCGACACCGCGTCGACGCCAAAAGGCCCGTGAACAGGGCCAGGTCGTCCGCACGCGCGAACTCCCCAGCGTGCTCGCGGCGGCGGCGGCATTCGGTATCTTTGCATGGCAAGCATCCCACGCCGTCGAAGCGTGGCGCGGATTCTTGCGGTCGAGCCTCGAGTTCTCCTTGCAATCCACACTGCAGCCGGCCAGTGCGGTGTTTCTTTGGACCAGTGTTGAGCTCCTGCGCTGGGCCGTGCCCGCAATGGTGGGAGCATTTACGATTGCTCTTGCCAGCAGTCTCGCGCAAGGTGGATTTACCTTTGCAACCGACCCGCTGACTCCGAATCTCAAGCGAATCAATCCTGTCGCTAAACTCCAGCAACTCTTCTCGCTTTCCGGTCTGAGCGGACTGCTGAAATCCTTGCTCCCTTTTTCTGCGATGGCGTATTGCGGGGCACGCGTGATCATGCGCGAATGGCCCGCGATCATCAGTGCATCCAACGTGGATCTGTTCTCTTTCCTGCGGTTGACCTTCGCCCTGCTGTTTGAAGTTACGTGGAAGTCGTTGCTCATCCTGCTGGTCTGGGCTGCGATCGACTATCTACTCGTCTGGCGCAAACACGAAAGCGATCTCCGCATGAGCAAAGACGATCTGCGCCAGGAATACAAAGAGACAGAAGGAAATCCGGCAGTTAAATCCCGGATACGCCAACTGCAACGCCGCATTCGACGCGCCCAGATGTTGCGCGATGCGCAAACCGCAACCGTGGTAATCGCCAATCCAACGCACTTTGCCATTGCGGTCCGCTACGAGTTGGATATGCCAGCGCCTATGGTCGTCGCCAAGGCGCGCGATCTTTTGGCTTTGCAAATCAAAGAGGTGGCGCGCTGGCATGGAATTCCAATTGTTGAAAATCCCCCGCTTGCACAGTTGATGTATCGAGTCGTGCCGGTGGGCCGCGAGATTCCCGCCAAGCTGTATACGGCTGTGGCTGAAATCCTGGCGGTTATTTTCCGTGCGCAGGCCAAGGTACGGCAGGACGCAAAACGAACGAAATAG
- a CDS encoding flagellar biosynthetic protein FliQ — MPVEQVVQLGQRTLLEVFRLGGPILGVALVVSLLINIAQVLTSLQDSTISTVPRLLASAAAAFVMMPWMWRQMAHFTIDLFSTLGSYR, encoded by the coding sequence ATGCCTGTTGAACAAGTGGTCCAACTCGGGCAACGCACGCTGCTTGAAGTCTTCCGTTTGGGTGGACCAATCCTGGGCGTAGCTCTTGTAGTCAGCCTTCTCATCAATATTGCGCAGGTGTTGACTTCCTTGCAGGACTCGACCATTTCCACGGTTCCTCGCCTGCTCGCGTCCGCCGCCGCTGCTTTCGTCATGATGCCGTGGATGTGGCGCCAGATGGCTCATTTCACGATCGACCTTTTCTCAACCCTGGGGAGCTACCGCTAA